The region TATTATGTACCTAAGATAAACTAACCTGAGGATTCAGAAAGTTACTGGTCGTGACTGAACCAAGAAGGGACCTATTTAATCCTTTAAGATTTCGATGCTCAAATGAAACAGTTCCCCCTGGCTGAATTGAGGCCTGGACAGTGAACAGAAAGAAAACAGGATTTAGCAGAAGCAGTTGGAACTTAACCAGATCTAGTTAGATCAATCACTACAATAACTAGAAAACACTGGGTAAAAATATACCAGAGTAGGACGACCTCCACGTCCAGGAACTATACTCCATTCTGTGCTAACTTCAGCTGACTGTTGTTCCAGTTCTTTGAGTTTAATTTCAACCACAATCCCACCCTCACTTTTTTCATCAGGGCGTGGATTGACTTCAATGTTAGAAAACAAAGCTAGAGAGTTTATATTGCGCAAAGCCTGCTTCCCCCCTTCTATGTTAAAAACTTTACCTTGTCGAAGCTGTAACCACGCAAACCATCATTAGAAAAGGTTAACAGCCATACAGTAAAAGTCTAAGACAAGTCAAATACTACATATAAAAACAACTCAACATGTAGTTGGAGACATATAATTCCCCCTTTTTGATGTGTCATTTCTAAAAGGTTTATCAATATTGTTAAAACAAATGTAGTCCACTTTCAACCAATGTTCTTTATACTAATACAATTGCTCTGCACCCCTCACCCATCAGCATACTATGAAAAAAAAATAACGAAAAAAATTGAACTAATATAAACCACAAATATATATTGTATCCCATCTTATCAGTACTCAAAACTGTAAACATACATAAGCATCTCCAAGGGAGCTTTAGTCCCTCACCTAAGAATAGTTTAAACATTTTGTTTTGGTGAGGtctttcaaaaaatttaaatccTCAACCACCGCAGAGGCTTGAACCCTCAACCATAAGAAAGTACAATTTGACACTACTGGTGGCTTATGTAACTTGATTGAGATCAGGATAACTACAGTCATACATTTGATACATGGCCCTGACTTCAGGACCACTTAGACAGAACCTATATTTTATTAGGAATGACATATAATGAGTTAACTGATGTAAGCTTAGATCTGATTGACTACTAAAACTGAGCTCTTTTAAGTTTTAATGATTGCGAGGGAGGCGATTTTTTCTTTTTGTTAATCAATGCAATCCACCCAAAAACATTCTAGACTGTTTTTACTCTACAATTTTTATTTCTTCCTGCATCAATTCCCGTTCAAGATATATGCTAAGTATAACAACTATTGGTGACATTCTGTCAACCAAACACAAGAAGACATGACTACAAACTCAACTATTCTAAAAAAATGTAGGATTAGAACCAAACTGAGATGATCAAGTAAAAGAAAAACAGGAACCATACAAAAGAAGTTTAATTAAAAAGAAGTAGATAAACCACAACAAATGCATTGTTACTTACATATTTGGGTAATTCTCTCCTGACGACTCCAAACTGAGTATTACCTTCACACACATTTCCAAGTTTATCCTGAAACTGCACCACAACCTGCGTAATATCCCCTTCCACAACCTCACAAACCACCTCCCTAGTATTCAAATTCCCGAAATTCACCACCTGAGCGCACACATACCCATTATCATGATACCACCTCTGAACCTTATCCCGAATCTTCTGCAACAACCTGGCAGTCACCTGTCCTTCCACCGCCAACATATCCAAAATCTCTCTATGAGTCGAAGCAGGCAACATACAGGGCCTAGACCTCTCCATCCTCTTCTTATAATCCCTCTCTTGAACCCTCATAAACTCCATCCTCTCCTTCTCACTCATCTCCATCGGATCCTTATCCGTAGTCTTGGACGGAGCCATCAACCCAACATTTATACACTTAAACCTATCCGCCACGGACCAACTACTCTCCACAAACGAAATGGCAATCCCAATTGTCCCATCCGGCTTAGTCGTGCTCTCGATATCAACTTTCTCAAACATTCCACAAGTAGCCAACATCTCCAACTCTTTCTGCAATTGCGCTTTCGTGTAAACTCCGCCAGGCCTAATCGTAATCATTTCGTTAAAAGAATCATCACTGCCAATACTTTCTGAAGTCAATTTATCGACAAACACAACATCCGAGACTTTATACTTCTTAAATCCACTCAGCTTATTCATTTGCAATACCACATTGGCAGATAAACCATGCGGATCCCACTCCGATTGAGATTCATCATCTTTTGCATTCGCAACCAAATACGACTGCAATCGAGACCAAAAACCACCTCCTCCATCACCTCCGCCGCCACCTCCACCGCCGAAACCACCAAAACCGCCGCCGACCCCGCCGTCTCCGCTGGCCAGGAGGTGGATGAGGAAGCCGGAGCCGACGGAGAGAGCGGTAAGAGCGAGTGGAGCAGAGCGACGGAGAGAAAACGGAGATTTGGCGggaaaattagggttttgagtCGTGGAATTAGGGTTTTGGGGAGAGATTGAGCAACGGATTTGAGGGAGAAATGGAGCGGCGGAGAGAGTGGTGGAGTAGCGGCGGAGAGAGCGACGAGGAGTGGGAGAGTGATTGAGCGGAGCTAGGGTTCCGGCGGCCGCGGCGGCGACGATCGACGCCATTTTATTTAAGagataagagagagagagagagagagagagagagagagagagatgtgtTATAAGGGCAGTACCCTAGCTGGCTAGTTGGTGAAGTTTGGAGACTACTATGTGTAAAATCATTTTTCTATTTGCTTCCTCAAATTTTGTGAGAAATTTGGAAATGGTAAAATAGAACACATCTAAATCtatactactccctccgtcccgttTTACAGGTCCTTTTGGGAAAAAAAACGCATATTAAGAAAGTAGTTAGTTGGATAACATTTTCAACAAAATACCTCATTAAATGCATTGAAAAAAGAGAATGGATACTAATTTTAGAAAGTCAAATCTTGGAAATATCAAATCTGAgaataattttgaaaaattatgCTTAAATTTACATTGAAAGAAGAGAGGGACAAGTAATTtggaacaattttttttttcaaaagggACATATATATTGGGACGGAGGTAGTATCATGGTTGTGGAAATCGGAAATCGGTACTAATCGATAGAAGAATCGAATAAGGATTAATCGgtaaatcggggattaatcgaaATGATTAATCGGGGTGAAAATCAGTTGtgtatttaatttttaaaaatatataaataatataaaatatattagtAAGCCCACTTGTTTAAACATTTGGTTAGTACCTAATAATTAGAAAGGATTGGACCGGAAATAATAGACAACTATGGTAATGGGCTTGTAATTAATTGGCCCAAATCATTTATAACTTCAATACCTAGCCCTATAACACATTCATAAATATCACTGTCTTCTGTAACCTTAATTCCTAAACATCTCCCTCAAATCTTTCCGCCGCCTTCATATTTCTTCCGACGTTCTTCCACTGACTTTTCATGATCTGATCGAAACCTTCTCTTTATTCAAAGTCATATCACAAAACTAAACAATTTCACAATTCTTTGATATTCATTACCATCATTTATTCGATCTGTTATTAATATAGCAATCAAGATAAACagaatacatacatatatatatatatcatttgaTTGCATAAAATGATAAAAAAACATCGTAGATCTGTCCAAATGCCACCCGATTTTACGTTGTTGACCCGATTTCTGTCCGAGTTTGACCTGACTTCTCAAAAAACGTTTTTCTGGCCGATTTCGACGAATTCAATCGGCGACCTGCTGATTACCGATTAACCGGCCGATTAATCGTCGAAATCGGCGATTTTTATAACATTGCTAAATATTAAAAGTTTTGGTACTAGCTGACTTTTGTCACACGCTGAATTTAccgaattatttttatttaaaaattcttaaTTATTATTTTACACCAAAATTATGTTTCTCAAATTATAACACTAAAAAGTGTAACGACTGGAAATTACGTTTatattatgttagatatatttgataatgtcatggctaatatgttttatgtttagctttcagatcttactgaacaggataaatcaatacttaactgttgatcagtacttatactggaagtcaggacttaaggatatcagtacgtatgttatcaggagataatcatcagaagatagatatcagaacttaagtgctgaaggataatcagataaggatagtagctgattaaaggaaagaagattgagataaacataagaagagatatgcatgaagaaggaattccgtgaagaatggaatacttggaagaaaagatatctgattgatatattttaggaagcagaattatattccatatcaattagcgattatcttgtaactgtgtagtatataaacacagacatagggtttacattataagtgttatcattattagagaagattattcattgtaaccctagcagctctcgtgatatttgttcatcactgagaggtaacagttccatactgtaacagagtttattgtttcaataaagtttgttttctgttacttaagttcttaaagttcgatttgagtgtactatacactgtattcaccccctctacagtgtgtatgtgacctaacaattggtatcagagccactctgttaacacacatacagttaaagatccaaacacaatcatgtcggacacagaaactccaactaagcctaccacaactgaggaaccaccaaaaacagaaattcagagtcggtatgagaccatcagagtccccatactgagaccatctgaatatcccatatggaaggtaaggatgactaTGTTCCTgaaagcaacagatccaga is a window of Apium graveolens cultivar Ventura chromosome 11, ASM990537v1, whole genome shotgun sequence DNA encoding:
- the LOC141698576 gene encoding protein TOC75-3, chloroplastic gives rise to the protein MASIVAAAAAGTLAPLNHSPTPRRSLRRYSTTLSAAPFLPQIRCSISPQNPNSTTQNPNFPAKSPFSLRRSAPLALTALSVGSGFLIHLLASGDGGVGGGFGGFGGGGGGGGDGGGGFWSRLQSYLVANAKDDESQSEWDPHGLSANVVLQMNKLSGFKKYKVSDVVFVDKLTSESIGSDDSFNEMITIRPGGVYTKAQLQKELEMLATCGMFEKVDIESTTKPDGTIGIAISFVESSWSVADRFKCINVGLMAPSKTTDKDPMEMSEKERMEFMRVQERDYKKRMERSRPCMLPASTHREILDMLAVEGQVTARLLQKIRDKVQRWYHDNGYVCAQVVNFGNLNTREVVCEVVEGDITQVVVQFQDKLGNVCEGNTQFGVVRRELPKYLRQGKVFNIEGGKQALRNINSLALFSNIEVNPRPDEKSEGGIVVEIKLKELEQQSAEVSTEWSIVPGRGGRPTLASIQPGGTVSFEHRNLKGLNRSLLGSVTTSNFLNPQDDLAFKLEYVHPYLDGLNSSRNRTLRTSCFNSRKLSPVFTGGPGMDEVPPIWVDRAGIKTNITENFTRQSKFTYGIVMEEITTRDESSNICPAGQRVLPSGGVSADGPPTTLSGTGIDRMAFLQANITRDNTKFVNGAIVGERNVFQLDQGLFIGSKFPFFNRHQLTWTKFLQLKTVEEGAGNPPPPVLVLHGHYGGCVGDLPSYDAFTLGGPYSVRGYNMGEIGAARNILELAAELRIPVRNTHVYAFAEHGNDLGSSKEVKGNPTEVYRRMGQGSSYGVGVKLGLVRAEYAVDHNSGTGAVFFRFGERF